In Bartonella machadoae, a single genomic region encodes these proteins:
- the uvrB gene encoding excinuclease ABC subunit UvrB, producing the protein MKNGVTATVEALSRLIASGNPLFKNGVLWTPHRPVRPEKSEGGISFQLETSFEPAGDQPKAIKTLVEGIEKGERTQVLLGVTGSGKTYTMAKIIEKTQRPALILAPNKTLAAQLYGEFKSFFPHNAVEYFVSYYDYYQPEAYVARSDTYIEKESSINEQIDRMRHAATRAVLERDDVIIVASVSCIYGIGSVETYTAMTFTIEKGDRLDQRQLLADLVAQHYRRQDINFIRGSFRVRGDTIEIFPAHLEDRAWRISLFGDEVETITEFDPLTGQKTGALQSIKIYANSHYVTPRPTLNQAMKSIKTELIQRLDELNAAGRLLEAQRLEQRTIFDLEMLETTGSCAGIENYSRYLTGRKPGEPPPTLFEYIPNNALVFIDESHVTIPQIGGMYRGDFRRKATLAEYGFRLPSCMDNRPLRFEEWDAMRPQTIAVSATPGRWEMEQSHGIFAEQIIRPTGLVDPPTEVRKAKNQVDDVMNEIHKTIQKGYRTLVTVLTKRMAEDLTEYLHEQGIRVRYMHSDIDTLERIEILRDLRLGTFDVLIGINLLREGLDIPECGFVAILDADKEGFLRSETSLIQTIGRAARNVDGRVILYADTITGSIERALQETQRRRQKQIAHNKEHHITPTSIKKNIADILNSGDGNDPIQTNIPDFIEKNKMVGNNLALHIQHLEKSMHEAAADLNFEEAARLRDEIKHLQKIELAIANDPLPHHSEQSTHEPMLQQSLFSKPDLNHMGPTIDTGILENRKGKRKSHSPLTKRK; encoded by the coding sequence ATGAAAAATGGTGTTACAGCAACAGTTGAGGCTCTTTCCAGACTCATTGCTTCAGGAAATCCTCTTTTTAAGAATGGTGTATTATGGACACCTCACCGCCCTGTTCGTCCTGAAAAATCTGAAGGTGGCATTTCCTTTCAACTCGAAACGTCCTTTGAACCAGCAGGAGATCAACCCAAAGCAATTAAAACTCTGGTTGAAGGAATTGAAAAGGGTGAACGTACACAAGTCCTTTTGGGCGTTACCGGATCGGGGAAAACCTATACTATGGCCAAAATCATTGAAAAAACACAACGTCCGGCCCTGATCTTAGCGCCCAATAAAACTCTTGCAGCCCAACTTTACGGAGAATTTAAAAGCTTTTTTCCCCACAATGCTGTAGAATATTTTGTTTCCTATTATGACTACTATCAGCCAGAAGCCTATGTGGCACGCTCTGACACTTATATTGAAAAAGAATCCTCTATTAATGAACAAATTGATCGTATGCGCCATGCCGCAACACGTGCTGTCCTTGAACGTGATGACGTCATTATTGTTGCATCTGTATCGTGTATCTACGGGATTGGTTCGGTAGAAACCTATACTGCGATGACCTTTACAATAGAAAAAGGTGATCGGCTTGATCAACGGCAATTATTGGCCGATTTAGTTGCCCAACATTACCGTCGACAAGATATCAATTTCATTCGTGGTTCCTTTCGTGTTCGAGGAGATACAATTGAAATCTTCCCTGCCCACCTCGAAGATCGTGCTTGGCGTATTTCGCTGTTTGGCGATGAAGTAGAAACAATTACTGAATTTGATCCTCTCACAGGTCAAAAAACAGGTGCTCTTCAATCTATTAAAATTTATGCCAACTCACACTATGTAACACCACGCCCAACACTCAATCAAGCAATGAAATCAATTAAAACAGAACTCATTCAACGCCTCGATGAATTGAACGCAGCGGGGCGTCTTTTAGAGGCACAGCGTTTGGAACAACGTACAATTTTTGATTTAGAAATGTTAGAAACCACCGGCTCATGTGCGGGAATTGAAAATTATTCACGCTATTTAACAGGACGAAAACCCGGTGAACCACCACCAACCTTGTTCGAGTATATTCCAAACAATGCCCTTGTTTTTATCGATGAAAGCCATGTAACAATTCCGCAAATTGGTGGCATGTACAGAGGTGACTTTCGGAGAAAAGCGACCTTAGCAGAATATGGTTTTCGCCTTCCCTCTTGTATGGACAATCGTCCACTACGCTTTGAAGAATGGGATGCCATGCGTCCGCAAACGATTGCCGTCTCTGCAACACCAGGTCGCTGGGAAATGGAACAATCTCACGGCATTTTTGCGGAACAAATTATTCGCCCAACAGGGCTTGTTGATCCACCAACAGAAGTCCGCAAAGCCAAAAATCAAGTAGATGATGTTATGAATGAAATTCATAAAACAATCCAAAAAGGCTACCGTACACTGGTAACTGTCCTCACCAAGCGTATGGCCGAGGATTTAACGGAATATCTCCACGAACAAGGTATCCGCGTCCGCTATATGCACTCCGATATTGATACATTAGAACGTATTGAAATTCTACGAGATCTTCGGCTTGGCACTTTTGATGTCTTAATCGGTATCAATCTATTGCGAGAAGGTTTAGATATCCCAGAATGTGGTTTTGTCGCTATTTTAGATGCCGACAAAGAGGGTTTTTTGCGCTCAGAAACTTCTCTCATACAAACCATCGGACGCGCAGCACGCAACGTCGATGGCCGTGTTATCCTCTATGCGGATACAATCACCGGTTCTATAGAACGCGCCTTGCAGGAGACACAAAGACGTCGACAAAAACAAATCGCTCACAACAAAGAGCACCATATCACACCGACCAGTATCAAAAAAAATATCGCAGATATTCTCAATTCAGGCGATGGAAACGACCCTATTCAGACAAATATTCCTGATTTCATCGAGAAAAACAAAATGGTTGGCAACAATTTAGCACTCCATATTCAACATCTCGAAAAATCAATGCATGAAGCAGCTGCTGATCTTAACTTTGAAGAAGCCGCGCGACTTCGTGATGAAATCAAACACTTACAAAAAATCGAACTAGCGATTGCCAATGATCCCTTACCACATCATAGCGAACAATCTACCCACGAACCCATGCTACAACAAAGCCTTTTTTCCAAACCAGACCTTAACCATATGGGACCAACGATAGATACTGGTATTTTGGAAAATCGAAAAGGAAAACGAAAATCTCATTCCCCTCTAACAAAGCGAAAATAA
- a CDS encoding TrkH family potassium uptake protein produces MLLPILVDLHDRNHNWVSFLYSCAIITILATLILLATKGATCRFSARLGFMLTVCLWLTGSVVGALPLYLSPLPISLAGAIFESVSGITTTGSTVLTGLDNFPRSILLWRSLICWIGGIGFIGLALLLLPSLRVGGVRLFHMESSDKSEKILPRINQIANGIIIAYIGLTLACILSYFAAGMSLFDAINHAMSTVATAGFSTHDASFGYFSDKPAILIVSTIFMLLSALPFVLYVKLVLPGHSKRFIDPQVIVFLNIVFLFSLALATWLHFHDHRAFYWIFLDVIFHLTSIISTTGYSAEDYQLWGSFALGIFFIISFTGGCAGSTSGGMKINRLIILWRLTQANIEKLIAPNIVVKAHYDNANISSDVAKAVLFFVSLYMFCLVIGTAFLLTTGLDFTSAFTGVLTALSNVGPGFGDIIGPAGNFSTINDNALWILSFLMLAGRLEIITIFVLFIPAFWREQF; encoded by the coding sequence ATGCTTCTGCCAATTCTTGTGGATTTGCACGATAGAAACCATAATTGGGTAAGCTTTCTCTACTCTTGTGCTATAATCACCATATTAGCGACACTGATTCTGTTAGCGACCAAAGGTGCTACGTGTCGTTTTTCAGCAAGGTTAGGGTTTATGCTCACTGTTTGTCTTTGGCTAACAGGAAGTGTTGTTGGTGCTTTACCTCTTTATCTCTCTCCTCTTCCAATTTCTCTCGCAGGAGCAATCTTTGAATCTGTTTCTGGCATTACAACCACGGGTTCTACAGTGCTTACAGGTCTTGACAATTTCCCGCGAAGTATTTTGCTATGGCGCTCACTTATATGTTGGATTGGCGGTATTGGTTTTATCGGTTTAGCTTTATTGCTTTTACCCTCACTGCGTGTTGGAGGCGTACGACTTTTTCATATGGAATCATCAGATAAATCTGAAAAAATATTGCCTCGCATCAACCAAATTGCCAATGGAATTATCATAGCTTATATTGGATTAACATTGGCATGTATACTCTCCTATTTTGCCGCAGGCATGAGTTTATTTGATGCTATAAACCATGCAATGAGTACGGTAGCAACAGCGGGCTTCTCAACCCACGATGCTTCTTTTGGATATTTTTCTGATAAACCCGCTATTTTAATTGTTTCAACAATCTTTATGTTACTCTCTGCCTTGCCTTTCGTACTTTATGTTAAACTCGTGCTCCCTGGCCACTCCAAACGCTTTATTGATCCACAAGTAATTGTTTTTCTCAATATTGTTTTCCTCTTTAGCCTTGCTTTAGCAACATGGTTACATTTTCATGACCATCGCGCCTTCTACTGGATTTTCCTTGATGTTATTTTCCACCTCACATCTATTATAAGCACCACTGGATATAGCGCTGAAGATTATCAGCTTTGGGGATCTTTTGCCCTTGGGATTTTTTTCATTATCTCTTTTACAGGGGGATGTGCAGGCTCGACCTCTGGCGGTATGAAAATCAATCGTTTAATTATCCTCTGGCGCCTTACACAAGCAAATATAGAAAAGCTTATTGCCCCCAATATTGTTGTAAAAGCCCATTATGACAACGCAAATATATCAAGCGACGTTGCCAAAGCAGTTTTATTTTTTGTTTCTCTTTATATGTTCTGTCTTGTTATCGGCACAGCATTTCTCCTCACAACCGGTCTTGATTTTACATCTGCATTTACCGGTGTCTTAACGGCTCTCTCAAACGTTGGCCCAGGCTTTGGAGACATTATTGGTCCTGCTGGTAATTTCTCTACCATTAACGATAATGCCCTATGGATTTTGAGTTTTCTCATGCTAGCCGGACGTCTTGAAATTATAACTATATTCGTGCTTTTTATCCCCGCTTTTTGGCGTGAACAATTTTAA
- the greA gene encoding transcription elongation factor GreA: MKKVPMTTAGFENLKEELRWRQQEERPRIIEAISEARAHGDLSENAEYHAAKEAQSHNEGRINELEDYIARAEVINVSRLSGDQIKFGATIKLLDEDTEEKKIYQIVGDQEADVKTGKISISSPIARALIGKREGDVIEVIAPGGAHNYEIIKVQYI, encoded by the coding sequence ATGAAAAAAGTTCCGATGACTACAGCTGGTTTTGAGAATCTTAAAGAAGAGTTGCGTTGGCGTCAACAAGAGGAACGTCCGCGCATTATTGAAGCGATTTCTGAGGCGCGTGCGCATGGTGATCTATCGGAAAATGCTGAATATCATGCTGCTAAAGAGGCGCAAAGTCATAATGAAGGGCGTATTAACGAGCTTGAAGATTATATTGCTCGGGCAGAAGTTATTAATGTTTCGCGTCTTTCAGGTGACCAAATTAAGTTTGGAGCGACTATTAAACTTTTGGATGAGGATACTGAAGAGAAAAAAATTTACCAAATCGTTGGTGATCAAGAGGCTGATGTAAAAACTGGTAAAATCTCTATTTCTTCACCTATTGCACGTGCTCTCATTGGTAAACGAGAGGGCGATGTGATTGAAGTGATTGCACCGGGGGGAGCACATAATTATGAAATTATTAAGGTTCAGTATATCTAA
- the trxB gene encoding thioredoxin-disulfide reductase → MAQSHIRLLILGSGPAGYTAAIYAARAMLKPVVVTGLQQGGQLTITTDVENYPGFADPIQGPWLMEQMAKQAENMGTEIVYDSITKADLLKYPFILYGDSGTQYCCDALIIATGAKARWLGLESEQTFMGGGVSACATCDGFFYRGKDVIVVGGGNTAIEEALYLSHLVKSVSVVHRRNYFRAEKILQDRLLACDNVRVLWDHVVEEIVGLPAQDSRGAVVTGARLKNVKTGQEMKVNAEGIFIAIGHDPAVSLFEGQLKQKRGGYLWTVPDSTATSIAGVFAAGDVTDEVFRQAITAAGRGCMAALEAERFLDLQA, encoded by the coding sequence ATGGCACAATCGCATATTCGTCTGCTCATACTTGGTTCAGGTCCAGCTGGTTATACGGCAGCGATTTATGCAGCAAGAGCAATGCTTAAACCGGTTGTCGTTACTGGTTTACAACAGGGCGGACAGTTGACGATTACAACGGATGTTGAAAATTATCCAGGTTTTGCCGATCCAATTCAAGGGCCATGGTTGATGGAACAAATGGCAAAACAAGCCGAAAATATGGGAACAGAAATTGTCTATGATAGCATCACAAAGGCTGATTTATTAAAATACCCCTTTATTTTATATGGGGATTCTGGGACACAATATTGTTGTGATGCGCTCATTATTGCAACGGGAGCGAAGGCACGATGGCTTGGTTTGGAAAGCGAACAGACTTTTATGGGTGGTGGTGTGTCTGCTTGTGCTACATGCGATGGTTTTTTTTATCGTGGTAAGGATGTCATTGTTGTGGGAGGAGGAAATACAGCTATTGAAGAAGCCCTTTATTTATCGCATCTGGTGAAGAGTGTAAGCGTGGTTCATCGGCGCAATTATTTCCGAGCAGAGAAAATTTTGCAAGATAGATTGCTTGCTTGTGATAATGTTCGTGTTCTTTGGGATCATGTTGTAGAGGAAATTGTTGGTTTGCCAGCGCAGGATTCAAGAGGAGCCGTTGTCACGGGTGCTCGCCTTAAAAATGTGAAAACCGGTCAAGAAATGAAGGTGAATGCGGAGGGAATATTTATTGCTATTGGGCATGATCCGGCTGTTTCTTTATTTGAAGGACAATTGAAACAAAAACGTGGTGGATACTTATGGACAGTACCAGATTCAACAGCAACAAGCATTGCTGGGGTTTTTGCTGCAGGTGATGTAACAGACGAAGTCTTTCGCCAAGCTATAACAGCGGCGGGAAGAGGATGTATGGCAGCATTGGAGGCAGAACGTTTCTTAGATCTACAAGCATGA
- a CDS encoding BA14K family protein yields the protein MQKAIKLAVLSAMSTATVLISLGTTRADMASFHSESVTRRIENMRKEMDHSMKRMKSETRFPSNDFRIRSEDYSSRSTLKRYHPSYDSKKYHHVDHKRREKSHRYVERETYHYVEREKTKYRNVYVNRDNSGDTLAAGVLGLAAGAILGNILKQPAQPQVIYQIPPQNQVVYQVQESVEYLPLEQTSKAQWLEYCTKNYRSFNPKTGTFRGYDGLDHVCYAPVN from the coding sequence ATGCAAAAAGCAATCAAACTAGCGGTATTATCAGCAATGTCAACGGCAACTGTTTTGATATCACTGGGTACAACACGTGCGGATATGGCATCCTTTCATAGTGAATCTGTCACAAGAAGAATAGAGAACATGCGAAAGGAAATGGATCATTCGATGAAAAGAATGAAGTCCGAAACGCGTTTCCCTTCTAACGACTTTAGAATCCGTTCTGAGGACTATAGCTCTCGTTCAACTCTTAAGAGATATCATCCCTCTTATGATTCTAAGAAATATCATCATGTGGATCATAAAAGGAGAGAAAAAAGCCATCGTTACGTTGAACGTGAGACATATCATTATGTTGAACGCGAAAAGACAAAATATCGTAATGTTTATGTGAATCGCGATAACTCAGGAGATACTTTAGCCGCGGGTGTTCTTGGCCTTGCAGCGGGTGCTATTTTGGGTAATATTTTGAAACAACCAGCGCAGCCTCAAGTTATCTATCAAATACCACCACAAAATCAGGTGGTTTATCAAGTACAGGAAAGTGTGGAATATCTACCATTAGAGCAAACTTCGAAAGCTCAATGGCTTGAATATTGCACAAAAAATTACCGTTCATTCAATCCTAAAACAGGAACTTTTAGAGGATATGATGGTCTAGATCATGTCTGCTATGCTCCGGTGAATTGA
- a CDS encoding glycosyltransferase family 4 protein yields the protein MRMSLKETEIIAPHFKKRLSGVTSTVVQLIPLQRKQGVCISTFGFGLPKDLPTLAFKDLLGLWKSPEGKPFRIWHARRNIEMLCGVLLRDVLRMKLKLVFTSASRRHHKSFTKWLLRRMDKVIATSACTGSYLEVPYQVIMHGVDVKRFSPPKAIDDYFASSGFPGKYAVGCFGRVRYLKGVDLFVDAMIALLPRYPEWTAFIAGRTTEQHYNFEKKLRQKITEAGLSERIIFLGEVLNTPVWYRRLSLYVAPSRMEGFGLTPLEAMASQTAVVTSDVGIFKELVVEGTGTVVPVDDGEALTTAIESYFADLNKTLAAGQKALDHVRAHFPLEKEAKAIGSLYEEIFTEKAL from the coding sequence ATGCGTATGTCTTTAAAAGAGACTGAGATTATTGCTCCTCACTTTAAAAAGCGGTTATCGGGGGTGACATCTACAGTCGTTCAGCTTATTCCATTACAGCGCAAGCAAGGTGTGTGTATATCCACTTTTGGGTTTGGATTACCGAAAGATTTGCCAACTCTTGCTTTTAAAGATCTTTTGGGACTTTGGAAGAGTCCAGAGGGTAAGCCCTTTCGTATTTGGCATGCACGACGCAATATTGAAATGCTTTGTGGAGTCTTGCTGCGCGATGTGTTGCGGATGAAGTTAAAACTCGTCTTTACATCAGCATCTAGGCGCCATCATAAATCTTTTACTAAATGGTTACTGCGTCGTATGGATAAGGTGATTGCAACCAGTGCATGTACGGGATCCTACTTAGAGGTGCCTTATCAGGTGATTATGCATGGAGTGGATGTGAAGCGCTTTTCTCCACCAAAGGCGATTGATGATTACTTTGCTTCATCAGGATTTCCTGGAAAGTATGCCGTGGGGTGTTTTGGGCGTGTGCGTTACTTAAAGGGTGTTGATTTGTTTGTGGATGCAATGATAGCATTATTACCCCGCTATCCTGAATGGACAGCATTTATTGCTGGTCGTACGACAGAACAACATTATAATTTTGAAAAAAAATTGCGACAAAAAATTACTGAAGCCGGTTTGAGTGAACGCATTATTTTTCTTGGTGAGGTGTTGAATACACCCGTGTGGTATCGTCGTTTATCGCTTTATGTGGCACCTTCTCGTATGGAAGGTTTTGGTTTAACGCCATTGGAGGCAATGGCTTCACAAACTGCTGTAGTGACGAGTGATGTTGGAATTTTTAAAGAATTGGTGGTAGAAGGGACCGGAACGGTTGTTCCAGTAGACGATGGAGAAGCTTTAACGACAGCAATTGAATCGTATTTTGCTGATTTGAACAAAACATTAGCAGCAGGGCAAAAGGCTTTAGACCATGTTCGTGCGCATTTTCCTCTGGAAAAAGAGGCGAAAGCAATTGGGAGTCTTTATGAAGAAATTTTTACAGAAAAAGCACTTTAA